The genomic segment CATTttggaaattcaaaaaatagtaaattcagTCCGGAGTTACTCCATTTTAAACGTTAAGCGTCAAGCGtcggtacatatattattcattattatgtgAAAGTTAACacccataaatattaaatatatatataagcctattattatactgtatttatctaatattaatttgatgttAGATggtaataattcattttacaatattctaaaaacatttactttaaaatgtaattttcaggttttttttttattttgataaatgttgttttttttctcttttagtGTAAAATATTCTAGCTATTTgtagctaattattattatgtttaatgtatacataatacatatataaatataccgtaTGAAGGCTTATCCCAATTAATTCCGAAAAAGAATTTTGATTCGAAACACACCGATAGAATAGTATTAAAAggataattgtatttaaattacacaTTAATCACGCTAAACGCATATGAGTCATCTCTAGCCTCTAGGAATCACTAACATTCATTAGCACTTTATAgctagtaggtatacaatgtactatcctaattactaggtattaatgtattaaacaaaaatgttgaaaatatagtagtaaaaattatatgtttctaaaatatttagatattattttgacgGTTTTTcagtgtagatattttatattatatttatattgttaattcttattataaatactgtacccgttaagttgaattaaaattaaaaaattacaacaaaataactaaaatcgttattcttggttatttaatatgtaatttcctccaaattcgaacacaaaatgactaaaaaaaaaaaactgttttttttttatatttttaagatttttttggaTACAGTATAGCCtgcttacgtggaaccttgtactaagttttaaatccttagctataaaagttaaacattttataaacttttaactataaaatcatttttaaatttgataaatgttgtcaaaaatcgatctttaaatgcttataaaaattgtgagtaggtatttttaatatttttcaactgcttttgtaacaataatatatcaggagccttgtattaaattttcacgcttttttacccaacaaatacaattttattgatatgtatagaaaaaaaaactaaaaaactgaaaatatccttaaacagctcaaaaagagtcaaaatattttcaaaatgttatggtgtatagaaaatataaacattcagtgaaattgtcatctatctacagttattggtttttgaattacaagaaaataacaatatcgctacatgagaaatcgagtgattatccaccgcaggtggattaCAGACCTGATGATATACGCTTCGTCGCTTCTCATATTGTCTGACGCAGTTGGATTGCCTATCTATGTTATTTGATGACTGGTAGCTGTATCAAATACACATATCgactacactttttaacaatttgaaCAACCAAAAGCAGCGGACAAACACCTGGAGATGCTAGTGCTatgctagacactcaaactttTGAACATTCCCGCCAAAGGGCtaagccttatctccaatccatatcactaatccttatcacaaatcctatactttcgtcttacaactttatGGTCGCAACTTTTATAATTCAAACGAGTAccaaaatcggtacccactcACGGTGAGTACAACGGGCCCCCGAGTTTCACTTAAAGCtagtttttaatcaaaaatactattattgaattaaaaataattttttactttatgaataataggtacctatgatacctgcctacctatattatagaataaaaaattattcaattttttttttcaataaacaattactattatgataatgttatagttgttttattaaCTTTCTTTTAAcacgaaatattaatttattttaaagttcattaacttttaaatattaaattaaatttacaaatatattacaatatattatattattattacactttagTTCGTGGTTCTAACTTCtgtcttatatacatatttcacACTGAGCACCCctggtttttttgtttatattttactaattatcaTTTTGCATTTGTCGTCATAATTATCAAATTTCCCTTtgaattactatttagtattcacTATTTACcattaaatagcttaaaatttttaaaaacgtaattttcgttgaattatctatatttattttgtcaccGAGTAGCtctagtttttattttcgttatgATGAAGTCCACtatacttttttgttttgtattagtTTTAGGTTTATCATTCTTGCATAAAGGTAATTTTATGTCTAAAATATGTGGCTGTCTTTTGTTACGtcattacataacaatattattaattctaaactTGTCGTGTTTAGTAAGTGGAATCAAATGCTACCAGTGTTCTACAAATAGTGACCCAGAAGGATCTGATAGTTGTGGTGCTTACGGAAAATTCGACAAAGATCGTCATGTCTCGGTAGAATGCACTAGTGATGAATCTCATACGCCTGGCACATTTTGTGTTAAAGTAACCAAACAAGGCCCCCGAGGATATATAAGTGAGTCAAAAGTGTCTAATAATTGATTTGATCAAAATCATCAacatatttgtacctatagtattCTAATATTAGTgcattatgttaattatattttattgtttttaatatcagCGGATGGTCGTTGGAGAAATGTGATCCGCCGTTGTGGATTGGTTTCAGATACTGGTGTGACTGGTGTATGCAACTGGGGAGTTGAATTGAATGGAGGCTTTTGGGAAGAATGTTATTGTTCGGAAGATAACTGTAATGaatagaaaatgcgaatataaacaactagtgaaaatgccatgtatatacgttcatttgttatagagttacaccaaaaaccaaaatcgattttatcgaaatccaattttgcgtaaaaattcttcaaaattttttttttttgtacttagcgTAAAATATCACGTAcaaagacaatttaaaataccactCCAGGTGATCTAGTAGATCCATAAATGCATCCAGAGTGATTCGTAGGTATGATCATATTACACAATCACCCTGAGATGTCAAATTTAAAGTCGATCACTCACACAAGTGCCTTTATTTTTCAAGTTCATTTCAGACCAAAACGGCAGTggacattcatttttattatatatagattataggtgcAGCGATTGGCCGTAGGTATACTACTATTTAatcatgtattttgtattattttgtactctTAGTTTCGCGGTTCATGGCGATTGTGAAAAACACGTTCATGTAAtcatgtatagactatagaatgTATAGATAGTACACTACAGTACACTTTATACTATAGGCTACGCACACGGACCTCAATACATAGCTGGACATAGACCACCTATACAGTCGTATTGtgataagttataagtaatattgtaataaccaAAACAACAATATAGTTACGGTTGGAAGTCGGCACGTCGCGATCGGCCGTCAACTGTGACGGCGACGGCTCTAGCGCGTTATAAATTGTATCatgtcatttattataatatacatgttccATATTATTTCGCCACGGTATTCTGTACTAGTATAGTGCGATGTTTTGCGCTCAGAGGCACTATgactaagtataataatattatattatgtgtagtataatattatatcctgaCCGCACGCCAGCTATATATCACTAAccgcctacctatataaattgtatacctacctagtacctacgttACCAAATCAGACACCTACAGCCCTACAAGGGTTAGGTTACAGGCTGCTGTCTGCTACATCTGTGTTTAtgtgtttattagttatattatcaagcgatatataaaataatatatcctcaacattatgttattacttattatacctacatttgtaataatttatttacgataaacttttttttttaatttccagtaaaataatcatttgtatcaaattttcaaacctaatagatgataaaataacatttttatgaattttaaagtacaaaatattgtgCATTTAATCGGAACTTTGATAAATGtctgaaaaatcataaattcataactaactttgaaaatgtaataggtacataataggtTCCTCATTAGTTGAAGATACTTACGGCAAAACAAAATGTGTCAAAAATACTTAGTAAACATTTttggatgtttttttttctatgattgtcaataaaatttattttgttgggtaaaaaagcttgaaaatttaatgcaatgctcctaatatacatataaatattgttagaataatatttgaaaaatattaaaaatccatagtcacaattttctttatacgcatttaaaaatcaaattttgcaaaatacgtaaaaaagacgaaa from the Acyrthosiphon pisum isolate AL4f chromosome X, pea_aphid_22Mar2018_4r6ur, whole genome shotgun sequence genome contains:
- the LOC100160183 gene encoding uncharacterized protein LOC100160183 — encoded protein: MMKSTILFCFVLVLGLSFLHKVSGIKCYQCSTNSDPEGSDSCGAYGKFDKDRHVSVECTSDESHTPGTFCVKVTKQGPRGYITDGRWRNVIRRCGLVSDTGVTGVCNWGVELNGGFWEECYCSEDNCNE